The proteins below are encoded in one region of Amycolatopsis magusensis:
- a CDS encoding DUF1707 SHOCT-like domain-containing protein: MSDRELRVSDAERDHVAALLQKAVGQGLLDLEEFTARTDLALAARTRGELNRVLTDLPGLVHHGANGTVPARRDRLVLKTMLGSSKRAGQWRVPHEILVQNQIGSTELDFSEAAISHTEVRIELNVAAGSVELLLPPHASLSTSDVRVVAGSLTDRTEFDRASGRPRFVLTGSVYAGSVQIRTPRYYRFGRLQVRTPWRVTWL, encoded by the coding sequence GTGAGCGATCGCGAACTGCGTGTCTCCGACGCCGAACGGGACCACGTCGCGGCGTTGCTGCAGAAGGCGGTCGGGCAGGGCCTGCTCGATCTCGAGGAGTTCACCGCACGCACCGACCTGGCGCTGGCCGCGCGCACCCGCGGTGAACTGAACCGCGTGCTCACCGATCTGCCGGGGCTGGTCCACCACGGCGCGAACGGCACGGTGCCCGCCCGGCGCGACCGGCTGGTGCTCAAGACCATGCTGGGCAGCTCGAAGCGGGCGGGGCAGTGGCGGGTGCCGCACGAGATCCTGGTGCAGAACCAGATTGGTTCGACCGAACTGGACTTCAGCGAAGCGGCGATCAGCCACACCGAAGTGCGGATCGAACTGAACGTGGCCGCCGGTTCGGTGGAACTGCTGCTGCCGCCGCACGCCTCACTGTCCACATCGGACGTCCGGGTGGTGGCGGGCAGCCTGACCGACCGGACCGAGTTCGACCGCGCGTCCGGCCGCCCGCGTTTCGTGCTGACCGGTTCGGTGTACGCGGGATCCGTGCAGATCCGGACCCCGCGCTACTACCGGTTCGGGCGGCTCCAGGTGCGCACGCCGTGGCGGGTCACCTGGCTTTGA
- a CDS encoding DUF1707 SHOCT-like domain-containing protein — protein sequence MGEPQTDQLPVPAESNDEGEAGKTAPEQPKEFSPRDLRVSDAEREHVVGVLQKAIGRGMLDLDEFTERTDKALASRTRGELNSVLADLPGLVHRDAAPVLATGAAPAPSAAHSYPYTPPSGKPLELRAHASNLKRSGEWQVPSHLLVRNKYASTKLDFTEAVLTSPVIYIELDTKWGGVELVVPDEAGVDLNAITEIKWGSVEDKRKRQPASGSPTIIVTGRVHGGPLVIRNGRRHRW from the coding sequence ATGGGTGAGCCGCAGACCGACCAGCTTCCGGTACCGGCCGAGTCGAACGACGAGGGGGAGGCCGGGAAGACCGCCCCCGAGCAGCCGAAGGAGTTCAGCCCGCGCGACCTGCGCGTCTCCGACGCGGAACGCGAGCACGTGGTCGGGGTGCTGCAGAAGGCGATCGGCCGGGGAATGCTCGATCTCGACGAGTTCACCGAACGCACCGACAAGGCGCTGGCGTCCCGCACCCGCGGTGAGCTCAACTCCGTGCTCGCGGACCTGCCGGGACTGGTGCATCGGGACGCCGCTCCGGTCTTGGCCACCGGAGCGGCCCCGGCGCCGTCGGCGGCCCACAGCTACCCGTACACGCCGCCGTCCGGCAAGCCGCTCGAACTGCGGGCGCACGCCTCGAACCTCAAGCGCAGCGGGGAGTGGCAAGTGCCGTCGCACCTGCTGGTCCGCAACAAGTACGCGAGCACCAAGCTCGACTTCACCGAGGCGGTGCTCACCTCGCCGGTGATCTACATCGAGCTGGACACCAAGTGGGGCGGGGTCGAACTGGTCGTCCCGGACGAGGCCGGGGTGGACCTCAACGCCATCACCGAGATCAAGTGGGGTTCGGTGGAGGACAAGCGCAAGCGGCAGCCCGCCTCCGGCTCGCCGACCATCATCGTGACCGGCCGGGTGCACGGCGGCCCGCTGGTGATCCGCAACGGTCGTCGCCACCGCTGGTGA
- a CDS encoding response regulator: MSAISVMVVDDHPIWRDGVARDLGEHGFEVLATAPDGDAAIRIARTVRPDVVLMDMNLGETSGVTATRAITGALPETKVLVLSASGEHEDVLEAVKAGASGYLVKSASSTELAEAVRRTAAGDTVFTAGLAGLVLGEYRRMADAPTVAGEPPRLTERETDVLRQVAKGLTARQIAEKLVISHRTVENHVQSTLRKLQLHNRVELARYAIEHGLDT; the protein is encoded by the coding sequence ATGAGCGCGATTTCGGTGATGGTGGTCGACGACCACCCGATCTGGCGTGACGGCGTGGCCAGGGACCTCGGCGAGCACGGGTTCGAGGTGCTCGCCACCGCACCCGACGGCGACGCGGCGATCCGGATCGCCAGGACCGTGCGCCCGGACGTGGTGCTGATGGACATGAACCTCGGCGAGACCTCCGGGGTGACCGCGACCAGGGCGATCACCGGTGCGCTGCCGGAGACCAAGGTGCTCGTGCTGTCCGCCAGCGGGGAGCACGAGGACGTGCTGGAAGCGGTGAAGGCGGGCGCCTCCGGTTACCTGGTGAAGTCGGCGTCGTCGACCGAGCTGGCCGAGGCCGTGCGCCGGACCGCGGCGGGCGACACGGTGTTCACCGCCGGGCTCGCGGGCCTGGTGCTCGGGGAGTACCGGCGGATGGCCGATGCGCCGACGGTCGCCGGAGAACCGCCGCGGCTGACCGAGCGCGAGACCGACGTGCTGCGGCAGGTCGCGAAAGGACTGACCGCGCGCCAGATCGCCGAGAAACTGGTGATCTCACACCGCACAGTGGAAAACCACGTGCAGTCGACGCTGCGGAAGCTCCAGCTGCACAACCGCGTCGAGCTGGCCAGGTACGCCATCGAGCACGGCCTCGACACGTAG